A genome region from Stenotrophomonas maltophilia includes the following:
- a CDS encoding homoserine kinase codes for MIARAFAPASVANVAVGFDILGHAIAGVGDTVSVRRIDEPMVRIEAIRGSAVELPLKAAGNTAGAALMSLRAGLGLDFGFAIEIDKGIPFGSGMGGSAASCVAALVAANALLDAPLSREALYPFALDGEAVASGGRHGDNVGPLLLGGLALCTADRLLPIPVPATWHSLLVHPHAVLETRRARQALQGSYALGEFVAQSANLALVLSGCHRNDAALVRAGLRDVLVEPRRAGLIAGFEAARDAALSAQAMGAGISGAGPSVFAWFEDAERAHAAVAPVQAAFAVAGFDSDAWVSPLDAPGARLC; via the coding sequence GTGATCGCACGTGCGTTTGCGCCTGCGTCGGTGGCCAACGTGGCGGTGGGCTTCGACATTCTTGGTCATGCCATCGCCGGGGTTGGCGATACTGTGAGCGTGCGCCGCATCGATGAGCCGATGGTACGCATCGAGGCGATCCGGGGCAGTGCGGTCGAGCTGCCGTTGAAAGCGGCCGGCAATACCGCCGGAGCTGCGCTGATGTCGCTGCGCGCAGGGCTCGGACTGGACTTCGGTTTCGCCATCGAGATCGACAAGGGCATTCCGTTCGGCTCGGGCATGGGCGGATCGGCGGCATCGTGCGTGGCGGCGCTGGTGGCGGCCAACGCACTGCTGGATGCGCCGCTGTCGCGCGAGGCGCTTTACCCGTTTGCGCTGGATGGCGAAGCAGTGGCCAGCGGTGGCCGCCACGGTGACAACGTGGGTCCGTTGCTGCTGGGCGGCCTCGCGCTGTGCACGGCCGATCGCCTGCTGCCGATCCCGGTGCCGGCCACGTGGCACAGCCTGCTGGTGCACCCACACGCGGTGCTTGAGACGCGTCGCGCCCGCCAGGCGCTGCAGGGCAGCTATGCGCTGGGTGAGTTCGTGGCGCAGAGCGCGAACCTCGCGCTGGTACTCAGCGGCTGCCATCGCAACGACGCCGCGCTGGTCCGTGCTGGCCTGCGTGATGTGCTGGTGGAGCCACGACGCGCCGGCCTGATTGCGGGCTTCGAGGCAGCACGCGATGCGGCGCTATCGGCACAGGCGATGGGGGCAGGCATCTCTGGTGCCGGTCCGAGCGTGTTCGCCTGGTTTGAAGATGCCGAGCGGGCCCACGCTGCCGTGGCGCCGGTGCAGGCGGCATTCGCCGTCGCCGGTTTCGACAGCGATGCCTGGGTGTCGCCGCTGGATGCGCCGGGAGCCCGGCTGTGCTGA